One window of the Carnobacterium maltaromaticum DSM 20342 genome contains the following:
- a CDS encoding WxL domain-containing protein: MKLTKINMFSLVALAGLALSSTSVLAAEAGSTSTPTNITLEKGDDTGGETDPIIPIDPLDPPTGGSLRIDAASAFDFGSLKLGSAVSKDVVVPKDQSIGVQVTDFRGSGDGWALTAKIDDLKGKKVPTNILKASISIPKGKISTTADGDMQAPAVALPLTLSKAAAPVMTAKKNNGLGIWANDFNGLAGTVTIKVPTNAYIDQYSANITWSLQDAPM; encoded by the coding sequence ATGAAACTAACAAAAATAAATATGTTCAGTTTAGTGGCTCTAGCTGGATTAGCTTTAAGTTCAACTTCAGTATTGGCTGCAGAAGCAGGGAGCACTAGCACTCCTACTAATATTACTCTTGAAAAAGGGGACGATACTGGTGGTGAAACAGATCCGATTATTCCGATTGACCCACTTGATCCTCCAACTGGAGGTTCATTACGTATTGATGCAGCCTCAGCATTTGATTTCGGCTCATTAAAATTAGGTTCAGCAGTTTCAAAAGATGTGGTTGTTCCTAAAGATCAATCTATTGGTGTACAGGTAACTGATTTTCGCGGATCAGGAGATGGTTGGGCACTGACTGCAAAAATTGATGATTTGAAAGGAAAGAAAGTGCCAACTAATATTTTAAAAGCATCTATCTCTATTCCAAAAGGAAAAATTTCTACAACAGCTGATGGCGATATGCAGGCTCCAGCAGTAGCATTACCCTTAACTTTAAGTAAGGCTGCAGCACCAGTTATGACTGCTAAGAAAAATAATGGTTTAGGTATTTGGGCAAATGATTTCAATGGATTAGCTGGGACTGTAACTATCAAAGTTCCTACCAATGCGTATATTGACCAATATAGTGCGAATATTACATGGTCATTGCAAGATGCCCCAATGTAA
- a CDS encoding WxL domain-containing protein: MKKVGLFVIFIACIGFFYIGINEYVYAAESTNSQVGIRFIEGDPEDSFDKEDNGGSANNDFSGHSDNNDFSSNLPDTSGKTENNLPQTGEVNGNLSLLVAGFSSLLLGIVMIYIKKRKEEKKMKTSKLVLASVATTLLFSVSMIASAATDQNEVTGTPDGKGATSHGYVKLTSGDQETGPTEPIEPSVPGGATGNTGSLTIDNASPLLFGENKIEGSKMVFATTTQNPNVQVTDKRGEGQGWNLQVTTADFVDQKDAKKILKGAELSLPVGTATPAIGNISVAPSVNAVVLSSTNAKAQTIMAANKNNGLGTWMDKFNASEVKLTVPAGNLAGEYVSTLTWSLLDAPK, from the coding sequence ATGAAAAAAGTGGGCTTGTTTGTTATTTTCATAGCGTGTATTGGTTTTTTTTACATCGGAATAAATGAATACGTCTATGCTGCCGAATCAACAAACAGTCAGGTGGGAATTAGGTTTATCGAAGGAGATCCAGAGGACTCTTTTGATAAAGAAGATAATGGTGGTTCAGCTAATAATGATTTTTCTGGTCACTCAGATAACAATGATTTTAGTTCTAATTTGCCAGATACATCAGGTAAGACAGAAAATAATTTACCGCAAACAGGTGAAGTGAACGGAAATCTATCATTATTAGTAGCGGGATTTTCAAGTCTGTTATTGGGAATAGTTATGATTTATATAAAAAAAAGAAAAGAGGAAAAGAAAATGAAAACATCAAAATTAGTTTTAGCAAGTGTAGCAACAACATTATTGTTTAGCGTATCAATGATCGCTTCAGCAGCAACTGATCAAAACGAGGTAACGGGGACACCTGATGGTAAAGGAGCGACATCACATGGTTATGTTAAATTAACGTCAGGGGACCAAGAAACTGGTCCAACAGAACCAATTGAACCATCTGTTCCAGGAGGAGCAACAGGGAATACAGGATCTTTAACGATTGATAATGCAAGTCCGCTATTATTTGGAGAAAATAAAATTGAGGGTAGCAAAATGGTATTTGCTACAACTACTCAAAACCCAAATGTTCAAGTGACTGACAAACGTGGGGAAGGCCAAGGTTGGAACTTACAAGTCACAACAGCTGATTTTGTTGATCAAAAAGATGCTAAAAAAATATTAAAAGGTGCTGAACTAAGCTTGCCAGTAGGTACTGCAACACCAGCAATAGGAAATATCTCAGTTGCACCAAGTGTAAACGCAGTTGTATTAAGTTCAACAAATGCAAAAGCTCAAACTATTATGGCAGCTAATAAAAATAACGGATTAGGTACTTGGATGGATAAATTTAATGCTTCAGAAGTTAAATTAACCGTACCTGCAGGTAATTTAGCTGGAGAGTATGTATCAACACTAACTTGGAGTTTATTAGATGCACCAAAATAG
- a CDS encoding WxL domain-containing protein, translating to MKLSKITTASLVALTGLSLASTSAYAAEVGTQKTQADFELKAGEGGTGPVDPIDPIDPIEPPMMGPLTLDAASNFNFGSIKLGEGDGIYTAIKEDNSVLGIQVTDSRGTGAGWNVDVSMTDFKGQGINILKGATLTIPNGSVNTTSADKVKAPVTKEVKLNASPISIFTATKDNGMGTWTNLFEGKDKKVTLNVPEGNYVDQYTAKITWSLQNAPK from the coding sequence ATGAAATTATCTAAAATAACAACAGCCAGTTTGGTTGCACTAACAGGTTTATCACTAGCTTCTACTAGTGCTTATGCAGCAGAAGTTGGAACACAAAAAACACAAGCAGATTTTGAGTTAAAAGCAGGTGAAGGTGGAACAGGTCCAGTTGACCCAATTGACCCAATTGACCCAATTGAGCCACCTATGATGGGGCCTTTAACACTTGACGCAGCTTCTAATTTTAACTTTGGGAGCATCAAATTAGGTGAAGGTGATGGTATTTATACCGCTATTAAAGAAGATAATTCTGTTTTAGGTATTCAAGTGACGGATAGTCGTGGTACAGGTGCTGGTTGGAATGTTGATGTTAGTATGACTGATTTTAAGGGACAAGGTATCAATATTTTAAAAGGTGCAACATTAACAATCCCTAATGGATCTGTCAATACAACTAGTGCAGATAAAGTTAAAGCACCTGTCACAAAAGAAGTAAAACTAAATGCAAGTCCAATTTCAATTTTTACAGCAACTAAAGATAATGGAATGGGAACATGGACGAATTTATTTGAAGGAAAAGATAAAAAAGTTACATTAAATGTTCCAGAAGGTAACTATGTGGATCAATACACAGCAAAAATTACATGGTCACTACAAAATGCACCTAAATAA